Below is a window of Phocoena sinus isolate mPhoSin1 chromosome 2, mPhoSin1.pri, whole genome shotgun sequence DNA.
AATCCACCAgggtgaggaaggggaagggccACTTGATATCTGGGCTGTTGTGAAACCGGGAAATACCAAGGAAAAGATTGCATTCTTTGCAGCCCACCAGTGTAGTAATAGAATAGgatctatgaaaataaaaagctcCTGGGATATTGATGGGAGAGCtactaaaagaaggaaaaaatcagGGGATCTTAAAAAAGTCAAGATACAGTTAGAAAGGATGAAGGAAGTCAACAGCAGATGCTACCAACCTGAGCCTTTTGCGTGTGGCATCGAGCATTGTTCTGTGCATTACGTGAGTGACAACGGGGACGGAGTCTATGCCGGGAGGCCTTTGTCGGTCATACAAATGGTTGCCTTCCTCGAGCAAAGAGCCAGTGCTCTGCTAGCCAGTTGTGCGAAAAACTGCACTAACTCACCTGCTGTGGTGCGGTTTTCCGGGCAATCCAGAGGTGTGCCCCCAGCCCCCGAGCCCTTGTCTGCCCCAGGAGCATGTGAAGAACCCATGGAAAGGAGAAATCCTGAGGTTGGTGAACCACAGAGTGAGCCAGTCCGTGTCCTTGACATGGTAGCCAGGCTGGAGTCCGAGTGCCTGAAGCAGCAGAGCCAGCGTGAGCCTGGGAGCCTCTCGAGGAATAACAGCTTCCGTCGCAATGTGGGCCGCGTGTTGCTTGTGAATGGCACCCAGGCtgaggaaagcaaaacaaacaaaggcGCCTTGGAGGTACCTGACACTCAGGTGAAAACTGTGGGGTCTGTATCTGTGGACTGTGGCCCCTTAAGAGCTGACCATTGTTCTCCCAAGGGGGACCAGGCCTGGGACGGCGCTCCTCGGGGCTGTCCCTCATTGCCAGCAGGCGTGAGTTTGCACACGGACAGTGCAGAATTAGAGCCAGATCAGCAGACTGCCATGAAAAACAGCAATACACATGATGTGGAAATGACAGAGGAACTTGTTGGGTCACCTTTTCCTCCTCGCACCTGTCCGCAAGCCATTGAATTGCCCCCTGATGCTATTGATGGTATGAGTGAAGAGCTTGTGCCTCTTGCTAGCCAAAATcctgatcagagaagaaaagaatctttGTGCATTAGTATCACTGTGTCCAAGGTAGAGAAAGACCAGCCTTCCAGTTCAAAGTCCTGCGAAGACCCACTTCCAGGGATGTTGTTTTTTTTGCCATCTGGTCAGCACCAGTCGGGCTGTGCCCAGCTGAATGAAAGCACAGCAGAAGAGTCTTCCGAGGCCAGTCAGCTTGAAGATGCTGCAGAGGGTGACAGTGCATCTGAGGAAAAGAGTGTCTCGGCTGATTCATTTGTCCCGCTGGCTTCTGTGGAAAGTACATTACCAGTGCTTGAGGCATCCAGTTGGAAGAAGCAGGTGTCGCATGACTTTCTGGAGACCAGGTTTAAAATCCAGCAGCTTTTGGAGCCTCAGCAGTACATGGCTTTTCTGCCCCACCACATTATGGTGAAAATCTTCAGGTTACTTCCCACTAAGAGTTTAGTGGCTCTTAAATGTACCTGCTGCTATTTCAAGTTTATCATTGAATATTACAATATCAGGCCAGCAGATTCTCGCTGGGTTCGGGATCCACGCTATAGAGAGGATCCGTGCAAGCAGTGcaagaaaaaatatgtgaaaggGGATGTGTCCCTGTGCCGGTGGCACCCCAAGCCCTATTGCCAGGCATTGCCCTATGGGCCGGGATACTGGATGTGCTGCCACCGGTctcagaagggcttccctggctgtAAGCTGGGGCTTCATGACAATCACTGGGTCCCTGCTTGCCATAGCTTTAATCGGGCAATCCATAAGAAAGCAAAAGGGACTGAAACTGAAGAGGAGTACTAAAGTTTATGTGCGAGGCAAcggactgatttttaaaactgcaaaCCGCCACCTAGATATGCCGTTCCAGTGAGTGTTGCCTCTCAGTCTTCGTTCCAGGAGAACCTCTGCTACTCCATCAGGACCGCCATTGCTCAGGCATCTTAAATCTCTGAATTTACAAGCTGTACAAGAAAATCGGTCTCATCGTTTTATAGTGGTGCCTCATGCTTGATCCGGGGTTGTATCCCACAGTTTGATCCACTTGGCTGTGAATAACTATGCCTGTTTTCCCAAATCAAATCCTTCTTCAAAGGATTGTTCAAAGAAGACTTGCCACCGTCAAGAATGTTCAGCAGAGTTCGTCGCAGACTATGCAGGCAACCCCCAGAAAGGGGTTCTGGGCATGTTTTGAGCACTGGCACCATATCTGAAATAAGTGAATAGTGTCCTATGAAGAGAATAGCAGTACTCTTGGGTGAAAAGTCTGCTTACAAAGAAAAGTTAGGCACCTTACCTTAGACCTTGTATGCTTGATCTGTGAGACTGATGTTTGTGGTTGGAGACGGATTTCATGCCCTGTGGTGTTTACAGTGTATATAATGGTTGTGTTTTCATAGGGCTATGAAAGTGCACATTAAACCCGAGCGCCTTTACTTTAGATGAGTGCTTTTGGCCCCTCTGTAAATAACACTATTAGAATCCAGTTGTAAAGAGCGGACAGCTGACTGAACATAATCACCACAATGCAGCTAGGAGAGTGTTGCAGCTACAactgtgtggatttttttttggttttttgtttttttggtctcgtctcaaatttgtataaaatatgaaTGTTTCCCAAATAAACTATGAATGTTTTCTGTATAATATATGAATGTTTCTGAGAAGAAACTCTAAATAGTTAAGAGGTTAACCTGTTGAAAGGATACCAAATAATGGTTTAACTGGACAACCTTAAAAAACTAGCATAGAGAACAATCCTTTGTTATATTTTAGTGATTCGCCAAGAATGAGAGAATATTATACAGTCAGATTATAACATTCttgtctattttattctttctgtctggttacaaattttttttaacttcaataaAAACATGCATCTTAAATGGGACCTGAGTTTTGcagatgtgttttcttttttgaggtaaTATTGATGAGGGATATTGTGAACTGAAtcctaagaattaaaaaaaaaatttgagttgttggaaggggagagagaattcTTTTCTACCACTGGAAAGAGACCATCTTCACTTAACATTATGAGCTTACATTTTTGCAACCCTTTAACACTTAGTTTGAATTTGTTGTCTGCCCAGCACCCTCTGTACTTCCTATTGGATGAGGTATTATTATCTATGCGTAATGAGTTAATTGTTTAGAAGTCATCATGTAACACTTGGCAGGGCTGGAAGCTATCTGGCCCCAGAAAGCTGCAGTGGAGGACCTAGAAGCTAGGTTGGCTTGAAATTGATACCCACCAAAAAAGCCTTGGAGCTGCATCAGCTCTGGGCTGTGGAGAAGCAATGGTAAATGTGCCAGGGGTGGGGCTGTCTTGAGAGTGATGAGTGAAGGCTCTGGTGGTCCCACAGGTGAAAGATGGAAAGGTGGAGTAGGCTTTGGCCAGGGCTGCCAAGCAgagtggggcagggctggagtcCAGGAGCCAGGTTCACCTGTGGCTGAGGTGGTATGTGGCCACAGAGCAGCTTCCTTCTTACCTTATCCTTAGGCAGTAGCTGCTCCTGCCTGAAGAGGGGGGACAAACTGAAAACTGTCTGGATGCTGAACAAGTCTGCCCTGCAGGCACATCGCCATGCTACCTCCGACATGCTCGGCTGGAGCCTGTCTGTGACACAGGACCAGGAGAGGCTGCGAAGGCTGACTTCCCCTTCAGGGTGTCGGTGTCCTTCCTCATGACTCACCCCAGCCAAGGTACGTGAGAATGCTTTCCATCCCCCGGGCTGAAGTTTCCAGTGCTTGTCGTCCTCCGCTGTGGTTTGCTCTAAACTGGCAATCTCTGTGTGTACCTTCCTAATAGGTTTGTTTTGACTCCTAATTTAGGATTAAAGGAGACGTGCACATGCAGGACTTGCACAGCTTGGTGCACAGACGTGCACAGCTTGGTGTGTGGAATGTCAGCTTTCATTGTTATTGGCTCTTGGTTCTTCTACATGTGCCCAGGTGGTTTTCTCAAGTCAGCCGTTCTAGATGTGGTTTTCACGTGGGACACAAGCTG
It encodes the following:
- the FBXO34 gene encoding F-box only protein 34 → MHLKPYWKLQKKVRPLEISKETLRTPMSHQQAINDEKCKASCMKPSVFPLASLGKASSRKPLGILSPNVLCSMSGNSPEESSVNVKTKKNASSATIHQGEEGEGPLDIWAVVKPGNTKEKIAFFAAHQCSNRIGSMKIKSSWDIDGRATKRRKKSGDLKKVKIQLERMKEVNSRCYQPEPFACGIEHCSVHYVSDNGDGVYAGRPLSVIQMVAFLEQRASALLASCAKNCTNSPAVVRFSGQSRGVPPAPEPLSAPGACEEPMERRNPEVGEPQSEPVRVLDMVARLESECLKQQSQREPGSLSRNNSFRRNVGRVLLVNGTQAEESKTNKGALEVPDTQVKTVGSVSVDCGPLRADHCSPKGDQAWDGAPRGCPSLPAGVSLHTDSAELEPDQQTAMKNSNTHDVEMTEELVGSPFPPRTCPQAIELPPDAIDGMSEELVPLASQNPDQRRKESLCISITVSKVEKDQPSSSKSCEDPLPGMLFFLPSGQHQSGCAQLNESTAEESSEASQLEDAAEGDSASEEKSVSADSFVPLASVESTLPVLEASSWKKQVSHDFLETRFKIQQLLEPQQYMAFLPHHIMVKIFRLLPTKSLVALKCTCCYFKFIIEYYNIRPADSRWVRDPRYREDPCKQCKKKYVKGDVSLCRWHPKPYCQALPYGPGYWMCCHRSQKGFPGCKLGLHDNHWVPACHSFNRAIHKKAKGTETEEEY